Proteins found in one Promicromonospora sukumoe genomic segment:
- a CDS encoding TetR/AcrR family transcriptional regulator, whose protein sequence is MRADAQRNYSRIVSAASEAIARDGADASLEAIARSAGVGSATLHRHFPSRWSLLEAVFRDRIDGLCARAEELRTAPDALEALSTWLRDVAAYSTTTRGLAASILNAPAEESDSCGTTLVAAGEPLRRRAVEEGSVRPDVVMADLMTLVNAISLAAQDAGAAEAERLVTLALEGVRPRASAHLAGTATAGS, encoded by the coding sequence ATGAGAGCTGACGCACAACGCAACTACAGCCGCATCGTGAGTGCGGCGTCCGAGGCGATCGCCCGCGACGGCGCCGACGCGTCGCTCGAGGCGATCGCACGGTCGGCGGGGGTGGGCTCGGCCACGCTGCACCGCCACTTCCCGTCGCGCTGGTCGCTGCTGGAAGCCGTCTTCCGCGACCGCATCGACGGCCTGTGCGCCCGCGCTGAGGAGCTGCGGACCGCGCCGGACGCCCTCGAGGCGCTGAGTACCTGGCTCCGGGACGTGGCCGCGTACTCGACGACGACCCGTGGTCTGGCGGCGTCGATCCTGAACGCGCCGGCAGAGGAGAGCGACTCCTGCGGGACGACGCTCGTCGCGGCGGGTGAGCCGTTGCGCCGCCGTGCGGTGGAGGAGGGCTCGGTGCGCCCCGACGTCGTGATGGCCGACCTGATGACCCTGGTCAACGCGATCTCGCTCGCCGCGCAGGACGCCGGCGCGGCGGAGGCGGAGCGGCTGGTCACGCTCGCCCTGGAGGGGGTCCGCCCGCGGGCGTCCGCACACCTCGCCGGGACCGCGACCGCCGGGAGCTAA
- a CDS encoding NmrA family NAD(P)-binding protein yields MTVLVIGATGNQGGATARALLDRGVPVRALVRDTGSDKAKALEERGADLVVGDLDDAASLLAAAEGADGVFSIPFPDVSNLEGDTEMARGRNVVEAARKAGVSHVVHSSVSGAGDFARTQPGWAEGRWDRHYWESKDAVDEAVRTGGFEHWTVLKPATFMENLTGWSYIFGDWSDGTIITGFAADTRIPWIAVDDIGETAATAFTEPGRLDHMDVELAGEMLTMTETAEILSEVLGRPVSAPVLTPHEAVERGMLPAMVNGVERINANGTPARPEHVRALGLPTTDFRTWALRTLV; encoded by the coding sequence ATGACGGTTCTGGTCATCGGCGCGACGGGCAACCAGGGCGGGGCCACGGCCCGGGCCCTGCTCGACCGCGGTGTCCCGGTCCGCGCACTGGTCCGTGACACCGGCTCCGACAAGGCGAAGGCCCTGGAGGAACGAGGAGCCGACCTGGTCGTCGGCGACCTGGACGACGCGGCGTCGCTGCTCGCGGCCGCCGAGGGAGCGGACGGCGTGTTCTCCATCCCGTTCCCCGACGTCAGCAACCTGGAGGGCGACACGGAGATGGCCCGGGGCCGGAACGTCGTCGAGGCGGCGCGCAAGGCGGGCGTCTCGCACGTCGTGCACAGCAGCGTCTCCGGCGCCGGGGACTTCGCCCGCACCCAGCCCGGCTGGGCCGAGGGCCGCTGGGACAGGCACTACTGGGAGAGCAAGGACGCCGTCGACGAGGCGGTACGGACCGGCGGCTTCGAGCACTGGACGGTGCTCAAGCCGGCGACCTTCATGGAGAACCTGACCGGCTGGTCCTACATCTTCGGTGACTGGTCCGACGGCACGATCATCACCGGGTTCGCCGCGGACACCCGGATCCCCTGGATCGCCGTCGACGACATCGGGGAGACCGCGGCGACCGCGTTCACCGAGCCCGGCAGGCTCGACCACATGGACGTCGAGCTCGCCGGCGAGATGCTGACGATGACCGAGACCGCCGAGATCCTCAGCGAGGTCCTGGGTCGCCCGGTCAGCGCCCCCGTGCTCACCCCGCACGAGGCCGTCGAGCGCGGCATGCTGCCCGCCATGGTCAACGGCGTCGAGCGGATCAACGCGAACGGCACGCCCGCCCGGCCGGAGCACGTCAGGGCCCTGGGCCTGCCCACCACGGACTTCCGCACGTGGGCGCTGCGGACCCTGGTCTGA
- a CDS encoding FAD-binding oxidoreductase translates to MSTNTLDAATLRAELDGSLVLPGDSGWDDARQAWQLAVDQRPDAVVVAATTADVIATVNAARAAGLRVAAQSTGHNAAPLGPLAGTVLLRTTGLTDISVDPTAATVRVGAGALWGDVTAAVAPHGLAGLAGTAADVGVVGYTLGGGLSWLGRAHGLAANHVVSADVVTADGVLRHVDATSEPELFWALRGGGGSFAVVTALELGLVRVPELHGGTLFFPLGRAAEVLEAWRQWTALVPPEVTSLGRLLRFPPVLEIPEPVRGQSFAVVEVVSLLGQTATDHLLAPLRDLGPVMDTVHPTTPVELETIHMDPPGPAPAVGDGFLLTDLTAEALDTFLSVAGPDADFPLLSTELRHLGGALAPDASTGGAVNGFEARYALFSAALTPDEQTVKATHVVLDRLRDALRPWTAPVSYLNFAERRGGAPFADDAALDRLRRVKDRYDAADVIRGNHPVEPHSR, encoded by the coding sequence CGCGGCCACCACCGCCGACGTGATCGCGACCGTGAACGCCGCCCGCGCCGCCGGCCTGCGGGTCGCGGCGCAGTCGACCGGCCACAACGCGGCGCCCCTCGGCCCGCTCGCCGGGACGGTGCTGCTGCGCACCACGGGCCTGACCGACATCTCCGTGGACCCCACGGCTGCCACCGTCCGCGTCGGCGCCGGTGCGCTCTGGGGCGACGTGACGGCCGCCGTCGCACCGCACGGGCTGGCCGGGCTGGCGGGCACCGCGGCCGACGTCGGCGTCGTCGGCTACACCCTCGGCGGAGGCCTGTCCTGGCTGGGACGCGCCCACGGCCTGGCCGCCAACCACGTCGTCTCGGCCGACGTCGTGACCGCCGACGGCGTGCTGCGGCACGTCGACGCCACCAGCGAGCCCGAGCTGTTCTGGGCCCTGAGGGGCGGCGGCGGCAGCTTCGCCGTCGTCACCGCGCTGGAGCTCGGCCTGGTGCGGGTGCCCGAGCTGCACGGCGGCACCCTGTTCTTCCCCCTCGGCCGCGCGGCCGAGGTGCTGGAGGCCTGGCGGCAGTGGACCGCCCTCGTCCCGCCGGAGGTCACGTCGCTCGGGCGGCTGCTCCGCTTCCCGCCGGTCCTGGAGATCCCCGAGCCGGTCCGCGGCCAGTCGTTCGCCGTGGTCGAGGTGGTCTCCCTCCTCGGACAGACCGCGACGGACCACCTGCTCGCGCCGCTGCGCGATCTCGGTCCGGTGATGGACACCGTGCACCCGACCACCCCGGTCGAGCTGGAGACCATCCACATGGACCCGCCCGGGCCCGCTCCCGCCGTCGGTGACGGGTTCCTCCTGACGGACCTGACGGCCGAGGCGCTCGACACCTTCCTGTCGGTCGCCGGCCCGGACGCCGACTTCCCCTTGCTCTCCACGGAGCTCCGCCACCTCGGCGGAGCCCTCGCCCCGGACGCGTCGACCGGTGGTGCCGTGAACGGCTTCGAGGCCCGCTACGCGCTCTTCAGCGCCGCGCTGACCCCCGACGAGCAGACCGTCAAGGCGACGCACGTCGTCCTGGACCGCCTGCGCGACGCGCTGCGGCCGTGGACGGCGCCCGTCTCGTACCTGAACTTCGCCGAGCGCCGCGGCGGCGCTCCCTTCGCGGACGACGCGGCGCTCGACCGGCTGCGCCGGGTCAAGGACCGGTACGACGCCGCCGACGTGATCCGCGGGAACCACCCCGTCGAGCCGCACTCCCGCTGA
- a CDS encoding glycoside hydrolase family 76 protein, with protein MRFTRAAATVVALACALGVAAPADAEQGGAGQGSTQQSAAEQGGAPAVSQRTQVQRAVASYDAMREYMAADDGSGLYRERYPSGADDRTYSFEWPHSQAHVATLDLTGLPGAVGRSFEDDLADVARGQEHFWNADGGTTGLPGYDSYPRAPYGGGGDMFYDDNEWVALAKVQQYLATGDEAALGRAEEIFELVVSGWDTDPSHPAPGGVFWTQATWSTDRNTVSTMPGAQLATRLYMITGDPSYLDWAQRMVGWTDEHLLAPNGLYWDNIKLDGSIDRTQWSYNQGVPLGTYTLLYEATGDQRYLRKAKAIAAASYRYYVTEGRLDGQPMFFNSIWFKNLLLLESVTGGTKYRGAMADYADQQWRTEREPATGLFNAGDEHTELLEQAAMVQIYATLAWPRGQASILY; from the coding sequence ATGAGGTTCACCAGAGCTGCCGCCACGGTCGTCGCGCTGGCCTGCGCGCTGGGGGTCGCGGCCCCCGCCGACGCGGAACAGGGCGGCGCGGGGCAGGGCAGCACTCAGCAGAGTGCCGCGGAGCAGGGCGGCGCCCCCGCGGTGTCGCAGCGCACGCAGGTGCAGCGGGCGGTCGCGTCGTACGACGCGATGCGCGAGTACATGGCCGCGGACGACGGCTCCGGCCTCTACCGCGAGCGGTACCCGAGCGGGGCCGACGACCGCACCTACTCGTTCGAGTGGCCGCACTCCCAGGCGCACGTCGCGACGCTCGACCTCACCGGGCTGCCCGGAGCCGTGGGGCGGTCGTTCGAGGACGACCTCGCCGACGTCGCCCGCGGGCAGGAGCACTTCTGGAACGCCGACGGCGGCACCACCGGGCTGCCCGGCTACGACTCCTACCCGCGCGCCCCGTACGGCGGTGGCGGCGACATGTTCTACGACGACAACGAGTGGGTCGCGCTCGCCAAGGTGCAGCAGTACCTGGCGACCGGCGACGAGGCGGCGCTCGGACGTGCCGAGGAGATCTTCGAGCTCGTGGTCTCCGGGTGGGACACCGACCCGTCGCACCCGGCGCCCGGCGGCGTGTTCTGGACCCAGGCCACCTGGAGCACCGACCGCAACACCGTCTCCACGATGCCCGGCGCGCAGCTCGCCACCCGCCTCTACATGATCACCGGGGACCCGAGCTACCTCGACTGGGCGCAGCGGATGGTGGGGTGGACCGACGAGCACCTGCTCGCGCCGAACGGCCTCTACTGGGACAACATCAAGCTCGACGGGTCGATCGACCGCACGCAGTGGTCGTACAACCAGGGCGTGCCGCTCGGCACCTACACCCTGCTGTACGAGGCGACGGGCGACCAGCGCTACCTGAGGAAGGCGAAGGCGATCGCGGCGGCGTCGTACCGCTATTACGTCACCGAGGGGCGGCTGGACGGCCAGCCGATGTTCTTCAACTCCATCTGGTTCAAGAACCTCCTGCTGCTGGAGTCCGTGACCGGCGGCACGAAGTACCGGGGCGCCATGGCGGACTACGCCGACCAGCAGTGGCGCACCGAGCGCGAGCCCGCGACCGGCCTGTTCAACGCCGGGGACGAGCACACCGAGCTGCTGGAGCAGGCGGCGATGGTCCAGATCTACGCGACCCTGGCGTGGCCGCGCGGGCAGGCGTCGATCCTGTACTGA